The following are encoded in a window of Magnolia sinica isolate HGM2019 chromosome 11, MsV1, whole genome shotgun sequence genomic DNA:
- the LOC131218899 gene encoding uncharacterized protein LOC131218899 has product MHMVGFIDVLERMIPDRGEQDKISTLLDFYIKSEGIILRDIVIRHRTMKLPTDWWAAYGVDPNRKDPALKKLAMKILGLTCSASGCERNWSTFESIHTKKRNRLEQKKLNDLVFVQYNQKLRERFQSRKEKPGFFDPICLDELDADNEWLVETEDPVFAGEDLTWAQVEDAAYGSTPGEGSSTTRRRRTRRSRGASSSRQPVDEIKEIGKGECDNNDQIEDHPPLDVDEVLVRTDDEETEGEEV; this is encoded by the exons atgcatatggttggatttattgatgtcttggaaagaatgattccagatagaggagaacaggacaagatctcaactttgttGGACTTCTACATAAAAAGTGAAGGGATAATCTtaagggatatcgtaataagacatcggacaatgaaattaccca ctgactggtgggctgcctatggagtggacccgaacaggaaggatccagctctaaagaagctggctatgaagattcttggactcacgtgttctgccagtggttgcgagcgcaattggagcacgttcgagTCG attcataccaagaaaaggaatcgccttgagcaaaaaaagctcaacgacttggttttcgttcaatacaatcaaaaattgcgagaacgattccaaagtaggaaagaaaagcccggcttctttgaccctatctgtttagatgagttggatgcagataacgagtggctcgtagagacggaggacccggtatttgctggagaggatctgacatgggcacaagttgaagatgccgcatatggatcgacacctggtgaaggtagtagtaccactcgaaggcgaaggacGAGGAGAAGCcggggggcgagtagtagccgtcaacccGTTGATGAGATTAAGGAGATTGGAAAAGGAGAATGTGATAATAATGATCAAattgaagatcatccaccattggatgttgatgaagtattagtacgtacaGATGACGAAGAAACGGAAGGAGAAGAAGTGTAA